The proteins below come from a single Mucilaginibacter mali genomic window:
- a CDS encoding sensor histidine kinase: protein MLNLVLSRIYLTLLLLVAGIGLKAQNSQVKQAFGFPTKEIYDLRVDKHGFLWIASDMGVARYDGINYVHFSHPRQISLGCTNLLEDKYGRIWFNNFNGQIFYIDHENVTLVESYDYKSERNFPRMALFHDELLATSDKGIFVMNTNDLTARYIGNTYTSSLAVLKDKVLIRGDRVWYAYTEATGLKKIVYTGDEEIRSNVYWLTNNTYRDTAYLMVNPAGTVKKLLLQNDTVKQCGQTAFNSFINTVSVTPDNLWVNTNDGSYSLKDGEAIKGYNLSAIVNDLEGNKWLSSLYYGLLVQYKKDIANKTIIPGLDAGDLVISLKRYNDQLLLGTQKGFLALYDPATKNTSFKIKVSPAAGSINYIAAVDHDDYIVASSLSTYRVNIPAKKITELVNIKTAKQLCYDDKAIYIASTSGLFVIPREKSDKLNQQIQAMFGHVFQYNQADNFFYLRLRARAIAYSTGQDALFVTIKNILYKIDKNGMKPFLFENQQVYAASLSEVDQRLYIGTISNGMLVVDKNDIEHISVQNGLFSKSIFKIKPIDKNLWILGSGPLQIFNTQKRALVDNYEFPDRSASEVLDLDGMGGMVYMATSAGLDNFPLVKATAGKKLKNYLLYVKVNNQIWPDSGSHKLSYAENNVLFNIGIPAYLKARDIYIKYCLVTKTDTTWLTTEPGERTIHFSSLMPGTYTLKAVAVDPRMGVADRMISYKFTIEEPWWRGTAFKIALFLIFLLLVFYGYVTMLLKRLSLKKAFDTQQQLILAERQRISSEMHDDIGPGVFTIKLLADRAGKSENAGPEIDQIKNMVSDLSAKIREVIWSTHIGNDNLEILIYYTYAQINLLFEHSNIRLVDDLPDEIPDMKITVQSRRTIYLLVKEIVHNAIKHSGASTIELKMFTDEQSLHISVKDNGVGIKAGNSPSKGSGSGMGLGNIRSRVEKLNGELSIENKGGAHISIKIPLKTLQVVEFDKKLSKWQLLITKILKIPSE from the coding sequence ATGCTGAACCTGGTTTTGTCGAGGATATATTTAACGCTGCTTTTATTGGTTGCCGGCATAGGCTTAAAAGCTCAAAACAGCCAAGTGAAACAGGCGTTCGGGTTCCCGACAAAAGAGATCTACGATCTGCGGGTAGATAAGCATGGTTTTTTATGGATAGCCAGCGACATGGGCGTGGCCCGGTACGATGGGATCAACTATGTACACTTTAGCCATCCCCGCCAAATTTCTTTAGGCTGCACCAATTTGCTGGAAGACAAGTACGGCCGCATCTGGTTCAATAATTTCAACGGGCAGATCTTTTATATCGACCATGAGAACGTAACGCTGGTAGAAAGCTACGATTATAAAAGCGAGCGTAATTTCCCCCGGATGGCCTTGTTTCACGATGAACTTTTGGCCACGTCAGACAAAGGCATTTTTGTGATGAATACCAATGATCTGACGGCAAGATACATCGGCAATACCTATACCTCAAGCCTGGCCGTGTTAAAAGATAAGGTGTTGATCCGTGGCGATAGGGTATGGTACGCCTACACCGAAGCTACCGGCCTGAAAAAGATAGTTTATACTGGAGACGAGGAAATACGGAGCAATGTTTACTGGCTGACCAATAACACCTACCGCGATACGGCATACCTGATGGTTAACCCTGCCGGCACGGTTAAAAAGCTGCTGCTGCAAAACGATACGGTAAAGCAATGCGGGCAAACCGCGTTCAATAGTTTTATAAATACGGTATCTGTTACACCCGATAATTTGTGGGTAAACACCAACGATGGCAGTTATTCGTTAAAAGATGGTGAGGCAATAAAAGGGTATAACCTATCTGCCATTGTAAATGATTTGGAGGGTAATAAATGGCTCAGTAGCCTGTACTACGGTTTGCTGGTACAATACAAAAAAGACATCGCCAATAAAACCATTATTCCCGGTTTAGATGCCGGAGACCTGGTAATAAGCCTGAAACGGTATAACGATCAATTGCTGCTGGGCACGCAAAAGGGCTTCCTGGCCCTGTACGATCCGGCTACCAAAAATACCAGTTTTAAAATCAAGGTATCACCTGCTGCCGGATCTATAAACTACATCGCGGCTGTGGATCATGATGATTATATCGTGGCGTCTTCTCTTTCTACCTACCGGGTTAATATCCCAGCCAAAAAAATCACCGAGCTGGTTAACATCAAAACAGCCAAGCAATTATGCTATGATGATAAAGCGATCTACATCGCATCCACAAGTGGCCTGTTTGTGATCCCACGCGAAAAGTCGGATAAGCTGAACCAACAGATCCAGGCCATGTTTGGCCATGTTTTTCAATACAACCAGGCCGATAACTTTTTTTACCTGCGGCTACGGGCACGCGCCATCGCCTATTCTACCGGGCAGGACGCGCTGTTTGTTACCATTAAAAACATTCTTTATAAGATCGATAAGAACGGGATGAAGCCGTTTTTATTTGAAAATCAACAGGTGTATGCCGCCTCGTTATCTGAGGTAGATCAGCGGCTTTATATCGGTACCATCAGTAATGGTATGCTGGTGGTTGATAAAAACGATATCGAGCATATTTCTGTTCAAAACGGGCTTTTCTCTAAATCGATATTTAAAATAAAACCTATCGATAAAAACCTGTGGATACTGGGTTCGGGGCCGCTGCAAATATTTAATACGCAAAAAAGGGCTTTGGTTGATAACTACGAGTTCCCGGACCGCAGCGCATCCGAGGTGTTGGATCTGGACGGAATGGGCGGGATGGTGTATATGGCCACATCGGCGGGGCTGGATAATTTCCCGCTTGTGAAGGCCACAGCCGGTAAAAAACTGAAGAACTATTTGTTATATGTTAAGGTGAATAACCAGATATGGCCGGATAGCGGCAGCCACAAACTATCGTACGCGGAAAATAATGTGCTGTTTAATATCGGGATCCCGGCTTATTTAAAAGCCAGGGACATTTATATTAAATACTGCCTGGTCACCAAAACAGATACCACCTGGCTGACGACTGAACCTGGCGAGCGGACCATCCACTTCTCATCGTTAATGCCCGGGACTTACACACTGAAAGCCGTTGCTGTTGATCCGCGCATGGGGGTGGCAGACCGTATGATAAGCTATAAGTTTACGATAGAAGAACCCTGGTGGCGCGGAACGGCCTTTAAAATTGCCTTGTTTTTGATCTTCCTGCTGCTTGTTTTTTATGGCTATGTAACCATGTTGCTCAAACGTTTATCGTTGAAAAAAGCCTTTGATACGCAACAGCAATTGATCCTGGCCGAGCGACAAAGGATAAGCTCGGAAATGCACGACGACATAGGGCCGGGTGTATTTACCATAAAATTATTGGCCGACAGGGCCGGCAAAAGCGAGAACGCCGGACCGGAGATCGATCAGATAAAAAACATGGTGAGCGATCTATCGGCCAAGATACGCGAAGTGATATGGAGCACGCATATTGGTAATGATAACCTGGAGATCCTGATCTATTATACCTATGCCCAGATCAACCTGTTGTTTGAGCATTCCAATATCCGCCTGGTCGACGATTTGCCCGATGAGATCCCCGATATGAAGATCACGGTGCAAAGCCGCCGCACCATCTATCTTTTGGTTAAGGAAATAGTGCACAACGCTATTAAGCATTCGGGGGCCAGTACTATTGAGTTGAAGATGTTCACCGATGAGCAATCGCTTCACATTTCCGTTAAGGATAACGGTGTTGGTATAAAAGCCGGCAATTCGCCCTCCAAAGGAAGTGGAAGCGGTATGGGCTTGGGCAATATCCGCTCGCGGGTAGAGAAATTAAACGGCGAACTTTCGATAGAAAATAAAGGCGGCGCGCATATCAGCATTAAAATACCACTTAAAACATTGCAGGTAGTTGAGTTTGATAAAAAGCTGAGCAAGTGGCAGCTGCTGATCACAAAGATTTTAAAAATCCCATCGGAGTAG
- a CDS encoding tetratricopeptide repeat-containing sensor histidine kinase → MPVKKYQPIFWFKAICVSIAAFLIYTLVLAPHLQEPKAPWIPQAQLGKMFSLADAKIAKYGPRKAIYVADSLCKAKNLHGDQVNMLLYSHYAFYYQLLNVRDSAILFADSAISIADRHPMADTNWLRYSFSNHFNKGNLLYAFGRVQPAVDEFFKAKDKVEKAGEECHAFQIYHLIGLVMYRQQQYNAAKSYFIRTMQIFDKCSVPGRVYNYDHLRQEMLNNIAQCYENLARYDSARIYCQKALAQVRRSENAGAYDTTTGNLNRGVVYGTIAQIFNKTGHTDSSEVFYKKSLQFTNKPNGDISDAQLTQVNLAGLYLNEKQSPKLKNTLDSLSISLKKHYNEDALLGWNRLMYQYASVNRMKLQELNYYKQYISMRDSIAEAKREQMETDLNEALNARSQRLEISLLKKDNQLGKIYLWIVLSLSFLAVVIIALVLFNYRRSRRNVKVLTDLNDQISRQKNALEQANRNKDRILSVVAHDLRSPVGATIYLADLMMMEDDFDARLAPSLGLMKQTSQDALELINELLDLHANNDELVKGAC, encoded by the coding sequence ATGCCCGTTAAAAAATACCAGCCGATATTTTGGTTTAAGGCCATATGCGTTTCTATTGCCGCATTTTTAATATATACCCTGGTACTCGCGCCACACCTGCAGGAACCTAAAGCACCGTGGATACCCCAGGCCCAACTCGGCAAGATGTTTAGCCTGGCCGACGCAAAAATAGCCAAATACGGCCCGCGCAAGGCCATTTACGTTGCCGATTCGCTGTGCAAGGCAAAAAATTTGCACGGCGATCAGGTAAATATGCTGCTGTATTCGCACTATGCGTTTTACTATCAACTGTTGAATGTACGCGATAGCGCTATCTTATTTGCCGATTCGGCTATTTCCATTGCCGACAGGCACCCCATGGCTGATACTAACTGGCTGCGGTATTCCTTCTCCAATCATTTTAATAAAGGCAATTTGCTGTATGCTTTCGGTAGGGTGCAACCAGCTGTAGATGAGTTTTTTAAGGCTAAAGATAAAGTAGAAAAAGCTGGCGAAGAGTGCCATGCGTTCCAGATCTATCATCTTATTGGTTTAGTTATGTACCGCCAGCAGCAATATAATGCTGCCAAATCGTACTTTATACGTACTATGCAGATATTTGATAAATGCAGCGTACCCGGCCGTGTTTATAATTATGATCACCTGCGGCAGGAGATGTTGAATAATATCGCTCAGTGTTACGAAAATTTGGCACGTTATGATAGTGCGCGTATTTATTGCCAGAAAGCCCTGGCGCAAGTACGCCGGTCTGAAAATGCCGGGGCTTATGATACGACAACGGGTAACCTTAACCGGGGTGTTGTTTATGGTACTATAGCACAGATATTTAATAAGACAGGCCATACGGATTCATCTGAAGTGTTTTATAAAAAAAGCCTTCAGTTCACAAATAAACCAAACGGTGATATTAGCGACGCGCAGTTAACGCAGGTTAACCTTGCCGGTTTGTATTTGAATGAGAAGCAATCCCCCAAACTTAAAAATACACTGGATAGCCTAAGCATAAGCTTGAAGAAACATTATAACGAGGACGCATTGCTGGGCTGGAACCGGCTGATGTATCAATATGCATCGGTTAACCGCATGAAGTTACAGGAACTAAACTACTATAAGCAGTATATTTCCATGCGTGATTCGATTGCCGAAGCGAAAAGAGAACAGATGGAAACAGACCTGAATGAAGCATTAAATGCCCGGAGCCAGCGCCTGGAAATAAGTTTGCTTAAAAAGGATAATCAATTGGGAAAGATATATTTATGGATAGTATTATCACTCTCATTCCTGGCAGTGGTAATTATAGCGCTGGTGTTATTTAACTATCGCCGCAGCCGCCGAAATGTAAAAGTACTAACGGACTTAAACGATCAGATCAGCAGGCAAAAAAACGCGCTGGAACAGGCAAATAGAAATAAAGACCGGATACTGAGTGTGGTGGCACATGACCTGCGCAGCCCGGTTGGGGCTACAATTTATCTGGCCGATTTGATGATGATGGAAGATGATTTTGACGCACGTTTGGCACCCTCACTTGGTTTAATGAAACAAACATCACAAGATGCACTTGAGTTGATTAATGAATTATTAGACTTGCATGCAAACAATGATGAGTTGGTAAAAGGAGCGTGTTGA
- a CDS encoding DUF6250 domain-containing protein — MRRYCLIALLLWCGTASAQEKLIFSDDFTKPLDTKVWISEIEPKPDAVSTVSTKNGALVLDTKGGVTVWLNKLLKGNIQIEYDRVVLVDSGKNDRLSDFNQFWMATDPANANLFTRNGKFEAYDNLQLYYVGMGGNTNKTTRFRKYLVNGTKPVIKEYLDAPHLLQAGKTYHIKIIVNKGATSYWVNGECFFDHADPQLLTSGYFGFRSTWSRQEVRHLRVWQLD; from the coding sequence ATGAGGAGATATTGTTTAATTGCTTTACTATTATGGTGCGGCACCGCATCGGCGCAGGAGAAGCTGATATTTAGCGATGACTTTACTAAGCCGCTGGATACAAAGGTTTGGATAAGCGAGATAGAACCCAAACCGGATGCGGTATCAACCGTCAGCACAAAGAATGGCGCATTGGTGTTGGATACTAAAGGTGGCGTTACCGTTTGGCTGAACAAGTTACTAAAAGGCAATATCCAAATTGAATACGATAGGGTAGTGCTGGTAGATTCGGGCAAGAACGACCGCTTATCCGACTTTAACCAGTTTTGGATGGCTACCGACCCGGCCAATGCCAACCTGTTCACCCGCAACGGCAAGTTCGAAGCTTACGATAACCTGCAATTATATTATGTGGGTATGGGTGGCAATACCAACAAAACCACCCGCTTCCGCAAGTATTTGGTAAATGGAACCAAACCCGTAATTAAAGAATACCTCGATGCGCCGCACCTGTTACAGGCGGGTAAGACCTATCATATTAAGATAATAGTTAACAAAGGCGCTACCAGTTATTGGGTAAACGGCGAGTGCTTTTTCGACCATGCCGACCCACAGTTGCTCACCTCCGGATATTTCGGGTTTCGCTCCACCTGGTCGCGGCAGGAGGTAAGGCATTTACGGGTTTGGCAACTGGATTAG
- a CDS encoding exo-rhamnogalacturonan lyase family protein — protein MTWNFTCLKKLSTAALLLFSASVFAQQPGDVPLKWLYGSPKKATGTSWGVPWPQGQVKKNTEFALTKPDGSKLPVQSWTMATWPDGSVKWTGLAAVGDSTTKDLALSIGSPKNKPGVAKALQVNDDGKTVTVNTGAVQCVIAKSGTDIVPSLSINGKQVATDGVLQCLLQNKPDVDWDNAPARQRFMGDVKQVTVEQNGPLRAVVRVNGNFKLTNGSRSFMPFILRFYFYEGVSNIRLLHTIIYDGDDQKDFIKGLGLTFNVPLREQLQNHHVRFSGEGDGIWAEPVQPLNGRRPSPNALDQANGRKIPNVEEAPNQKILYDNMASWNDYKLVQSSADGFNIQKRTNNAASWLDVIGGKRATGMAFVGDATGGLSLSLKNFWQSYPAALEIFGARTKQAKINVWMWSPYAEAMDLRHYDTTAHDLNVTYEDVQPGFSTPYGVGRTSEVLISVYDAMPTNQQLADNVTEANNTNLLVTTPEYLHKAGAFGIWSLPDRSTKGKQWIEDQLDKAIAFYQQEIDHREWYGFWNYGDVMHSYDAARHTWKYDMGGFAWDNTELGTDIWLWYSYLRSGRADIFKMAEAMTRHTSEVDCYHLGRMAGLGSRHNVNHWGDGSKEVRESQAMLRRYYYYLTTDERTGDMMHETAMNADSGILHVDPLRELLPPSQYPTHARFGPDWDGLVGNWMTEWERTGDIKWKNKILVGVGDFAKMKYGFYSGNGKDGGMGYDPKTNHMYQLHDGDIGSLHLATLMGGMEAFYELTPLLNNKDFNRLYLQYCSLYGAPKEEVQAALGPEVKITLGETAGDYARQPAYVYYITKDVKYAKRAWDQFLPNGQGRPGMPVGMGRGNGSGKFDSQPLSGPSVIKPLNEIRNVSTNSTSQWCLNAIELLALAGDQLPEHNAAWDK, from the coding sequence ATGACGTGGAATTTTACCTGCCTTAAAAAACTAAGTACCGCCGCCTTACTGCTATTTTCGGCAAGCGTCTTTGCGCAGCAACCCGGCGATGTGCCTTTAAAATGGTTGTACGGGTCGCCAAAGAAGGCTACCGGTACCAGTTGGGGTGTGCCCTGGCCACAGGGGCAGGTAAAAAAGAACACTGAATTTGCCCTCACCAAACCCGATGGCAGTAAACTACCCGTACAAAGCTGGACGATGGCTACATGGCCCGATGGTTCGGTTAAATGGACCGGCCTTGCCGCTGTTGGCGATTCTACTACTAAAGATCTGGCGCTTTCCATTGGATCACCCAAAAACAAACCGGGGGTAGCCAAGGCCTTGCAGGTGAACGATGATGGCAAGACCGTTACCGTCAATACCGGCGCGGTGCAGTGCGTTATTGCCAAAAGCGGAACGGATATCGTACCCTCATTAAGCATCAATGGCAAACAGGTAGCCACCGATGGCGTATTACAATGCCTGCTGCAAAATAAACCCGATGTCGATTGGGATAACGCGCCTGCCCGTCAGCGCTTTATGGGTGATGTTAAACAGGTAACGGTAGAGCAGAATGGCCCGCTGCGCGCGGTAGTGCGTGTGAACGGTAATTTCAAACTAACTAATGGCAGCCGCAGTTTTATGCCGTTTATCCTGCGTTTCTACTTCTATGAAGGGGTATCCAACATCCGCTTATTGCATACCATTATTTATGATGGCGATGACCAGAAAGATTTTATTAAAGGTTTGGGTTTAACCTTTAACGTACCCCTGCGCGAGCAATTACAGAACCACCACGTGCGTTTCTCGGGCGAGGGTGATGGCATCTGGGCAGAGCCGGTGCAGCCGCTGAATGGCCGTCGGCCAAGCCCTAACGCCTTAGATCAGGCCAACGGTCGCAAAATACCTAACGTAGAGGAAGCGCCTAACCAAAAGATACTATATGATAACATGGCCAGTTGGAACGATTACAAACTTGTACAAAGCAGCGCAGATGGCTTCAATATCCAAAAACGCACCAATAATGCCGCCAGTTGGCTGGATGTGATAGGCGGTAAACGCGCTACGGGTATGGCCTTTGTGGGCGATGCAACAGGAGGACTGTCGTTATCGCTAAAGAATTTCTGGCAATCGTACCCGGCCGCGCTGGAGATATTTGGTGCGCGGACCAAGCAAGCCAAAATAAACGTGTGGATGTGGTCGCCCTATGCCGAGGCCATGGACCTGCGCCACTACGATACTACCGCGCACGACCTGAACGTAACTTACGAGGATGTGCAACCCGGCTTCAGCACGCCTTATGGCGTTGGCCGCACCAGCGAGGTGCTGATCAGCGTGTACGATGCCATGCCCACCAACCAGCAACTGGCCGATAATGTGACCGAGGCTAACAATACCAATTTGCTTGTCACCACGCCCGAATATCTGCACAAAGCAGGCGCGTTCGGTATATGGAGTTTACCCGATCGCAGCACTAAAGGCAAGCAATGGATAGAAGACCAGTTGGATAAGGCCATCGCCTTTTATCAGCAGGAAATAGACCATCGCGAGTGGTACGGCTTCTGGAATTATGGCGATGTGATGCACTCGTACGATGCCGCGCGCCACACCTGGAAGTACGATATGGGTGGATTTGCCTGGGATAATACCGAACTGGGCACCGATATATGGTTATGGTATAGCTACCTGCGCAGCGGCCGTGCCGATATCTTTAAAATGGCCGAGGCCATGACCCGCCATACCAGCGAGGTAGACTGCTATCACCTGGGCAGGATGGCCGGTTTGGGTTCGCGCCACAACGTGAACCACTGGGGCGACGGATCTAAAGAAGTGCGCGAAAGCCAGGCTATGTTGCGACGCTATTACTACTACCTCACTACCGACGAGCGTACCGGTGATATGATGCACGAGACCGCTATGAATGCCGATAGCGGCATTTTACACGTCGATCCGCTGCGCGAGCTGCTGCCGCCAAGCCAGTACCCCACACACGCCCGCTTCGGGCCGGATTGGGACGGCTTAGTTGGTAACTGGATGACCGAGTGGGAGCGCACTGGCGATATTAAATGGAAGAACAAAATACTGGTAGGCGTTGGCGACTTTGCCAAAATGAAATATGGTTTTTACTCGGGCAATGGTAAGGACGGCGGCATGGGGTACGATCCAAAGACCAACCACATGTACCAACTGCACGATGGCGACATCGGCAGCCTGCACCTGGCCACTTTGATGGGCGGGATGGAAGCCTTTTACGAACTAACGCCACTGCTAAATAATAAAGACTTTAACCGCCTATACCTGCAATACTGTTCGCTATACGGAGCACCTAAAGAAGAAGTGCAGGCCGCTTTAGGCCCTGAAGTAAAAATAACCCTGGGCGAGACCGCGGGCGACTATGCCCGCCAGCCGGCCTATGTTTATTATATCACAAAAGATGTAAAATACGCCAAACGCGCCTGGGATCAATTCCTGCCTAATGGACAAGGCCGCCCGGGTATGCCTGTGGGAATGGGCAGGGGGAATGGGTCGGGTAAGTTCGACTCGCAGCCACTGAGTGGCCCCTCTGTGATCAAACCACTGAACGAGATACGCAACGTATCTACCAACAGTACATCGCAATGGTGCCTGAACGCTATCGAACTGCTGGCCCTGGCCGGCGACCAACTACCTGAACATAATGCCGCCTGGGATAAATAA
- a CDS encoding glycoside hydrolase family 27 protein, translating to MRLKPIFIGAICALSILTVNNTCFAQMVAQRPPMGWNSYNCFGSAVHEDEVKANAAYMAKNLKQYGWQYIVVDFLWSYDNPPGSNIGNPFQKNLQDGSFVPWLTMDKWGRLLPQPTKFPSAFGGKGFKPLGDYVHSLGLKFGIHVMRGIPRQAVWAKTPVMGAPGITADMIADTASKCPWMNHMYGLNMSKSGAQAYLNSILNLYASWGVDFIKVDDLSRPYSVAEVEGYRKAIAQCGRPVAFSLSPGETPITQADHVKQYGNMWRMADDFWDNWKEITHMFEYAKRWEGQGGPGHWPDADMLQIGKLSKRGPVGKERYSRFTEDELYTHMSFWCLFRSPLMMGGNMPENRPLELKLLSNPEVLAVNQQGSDPKQLYNRDGAMVWFSHIPGSKSLYVGMFNVDGDAKDISINFADLGLSGKITVRDLWKRQNLGAFSDSYHQQVNKHGVVLMKLAVN from the coding sequence ATGCGTTTAAAACCAATTTTTATCGGCGCTATTTGCGCGTTAAGTATTTTAACTGTCAATAATACATGTTTTGCGCAGATGGTAGCGCAAAGGCCGCCCATGGGCTGGAATAGCTATAACTGCTTCGGCTCGGCCGTGCACGAGGATGAGGTGAAAGCCAACGCCGCCTATATGGCCAAAAACCTGAAACAATACGGCTGGCAATACATCGTGGTCGACTTTTTATGGTCGTACGATAACCCGCCGGGAAGCAATATCGGCAACCCTTTTCAAAAGAATTTGCAGGATGGCTCTTTCGTGCCATGGCTTACTATGGACAAATGGGGTAGGTTGCTGCCGCAGCCTACCAAGTTCCCGTCAGCATTTGGTGGTAAAGGCTTTAAACCGCTGGGCGACTATGTACACTCGCTGGGACTGAAATTTGGTATCCACGTAATGCGCGGTATACCACGCCAGGCCGTATGGGCCAAAACCCCGGTTATGGGCGCACCCGGCATCACGGCAGATATGATAGCCGATACCGCGTCAAAGTGCCCCTGGATGAACCACATGTATGGCCTTAACATGAGCAAGTCCGGTGCACAGGCTTACCTCAACTCTATCCTTAACCTGTATGCCAGCTGGGGAGTAGATTTTATTAAGGTTGATGACCTTTCGCGCCCTTATAGTGTGGCCGAGGTAGAAGGTTACCGCAAGGCGATAGCACAATGCGGCAGGCCGGTAGCGTTCAGCCTTTCGCCAGGCGAAACACCGATAACGCAGGCTGATCATGTAAAACAATACGGCAACATGTGGCGCATGGCCGACGATTTTTGGGATAACTGGAAAGAGATCACCCACATGTTTGAGTATGCCAAACGCTGGGAAGGGCAGGGTGGCCCCGGCCATTGGCCCGATGCGGATATGCTGCAAATTGGCAAGCTATCTAAACGCGGCCCGGTAGGCAAAGAGCGTTACAGTCGCTTTACCGAAGATGAACTGTATACCCACATGTCATTCTGGTGCCTGTTCCGCTCGCCATTGATGATGGGTGGCAATATGCCCGAGAACCGCCCGTTGGAACTGAAATTGCTAAGCAACCCCGAAGTATTGGCGGTTAACCAGCAAGGTTCAGATCCTAAACAGCTATATAATAGAGACGGCGCGATGGTATGGTTCAGTCATATCCCCGGCAGCAAAAGCCTGTATGTAGGCATGTTCAATGTAGATGGCGACGCGAAAGATATCAGCATCAACTTCGCCGACCTTGGTCTGAGCGGCAAAATAACCGTACGCGACCTGTGGAAACGGCAGAATTTAGGCGCGTTTTCGGATAGCTATCACCAGCAGGTGAATAAGCATGGGGTGGTGTTGATGAAGTTGGCAGTGAATTGA
- a CDS encoding sodium/sugar symporter, with amino-acid sequence MKHLSSSDYVVFCIYFILIAGYGYWVYQRKKSDHTDTAGFFLAEGSLTWWAIGASIIASNISSEHFIAMSGSGFAMGLAIASYEWIAAATLIIVAVFFLPVYVKNKIYTMPQFLLQRYNSTVSSMMTVFWLLTYVLVNLTSIFFLGASAIETISGIPFNTCIIGLAIFSVIITLGGMKVIGYTDVIQVIILIAGGLVTCYLAMQLVSDKMHGHGVIHAFSILKEQAGDHFHMVFYKDSKFYDILPGISLLAGGMWVNNLNYWGCNQYIVQRALGADIKTGRNGLIFAAFLKLLIPLIVVIPGIATYVLYQNGYFHTEMADAAGQLKPDHAYPVLMNLLPSGLKGLAFAALTAAIVASLAGKCNSIATIYTLDIYKKHINKDASERKMIVIGRWAVILSAVIAIVIAPTLRTFDQVYQFIQEYVGFISPGVFAIFLLGLFWKKSTSGAALTAGLLTIPLSILFKFLPELTHNAIPAIPFLNRMMWVFVICMVLMVVISLAAPSDKESTIQADKSMYKVSTSFVVSSVIICGILAALYTVFW; translated from the coding sequence ATGAAACACCTTTCCTCAAGCGACTATGTCGTTTTTTGCATCTATTTTATCCTGATAGCCGGGTATGGTTACTGGGTATACCAGCGCAAAAAATCAGACCATACCGATACCGCCGGGTTTTTCCTGGCCGAAGGTTCGCTTACCTGGTGGGCTATCGGCGCTTCTATCATAGCTTCAAATATTTCGTCCGAGCATTTTATCGCCATGTCAGGTTCGGGTTTCGCTATGGGTTTGGCCATTGCCAGTTACGAGTGGATAGCCGCCGCTACACTTATTATTGTTGCGGTATTCTTTCTGCCGGTATATGTTAAAAATAAGATCTACACCATGCCGCAGTTCCTGCTGCAACGATATAACAGCACCGTAAGCTCTATGATGACCGTATTCTGGCTGCTTACTTATGTATTGGTCAACCTTACGTCGATCTTCTTTTTAGGCGCTTCGGCTATCGAGACCATATCGGGCATACCTTTTAATACTTGCATCATCGGCCTGGCCATATTCTCGGTGATCATTACGCTGGGGGGGATGAAAGTGATCGGTTATACCGATGTGATCCAGGTGATCATCCTGATAGCGGGAGGTTTGGTTACCTGCTATTTGGCTATGCAACTGGTATCCGACAAGATGCATGGGCACGGCGTTATCCACGCCTTCTCGATACTTAAAGAACAGGCCGGCGACCACTTCCATATGGTGTTTTATAAAGACAGTAAGTTTTACGATATCCTGCCGGGGATATCGCTGCTGGCGGGCGGTATGTGGGTAAACAACCTTAACTATTGGGGCTGTAACCAGTACATCGTTCAAAGGGCGTTAGGTGCCGATATTAAAACAGGCCGCAACGGTTTGATCTTCGCTGCATTTTTAAAACTGCTGATCCCGCTTATCGTGGTTATCCCGGGTATAGCCACCTACGTGCTTTACCAAAATGGCTATTTCCATACCGAAATGGCCGATGCTGCCGGACAATTAAAACCCGACCACGCTTATCCGGTATTAATGAACCTGCTACCATCGGGACTGAAAGGCCTGGCCTTCGCTGCATTAACAGCGGCCATCGTAGCATCGTTGGCGGGCAAGTGCAATAGTATAGCCACCATTTATACGCTCGATATCTATAAAAAGCATATCAATAAAGATGCTTCAGAGCGGAAGATGATCGTTATTGGTCGTTGGGCGGTTATCCTGTCAGCGGTTATTGCCATTGTCATAGCCCCAACCCTGCGCACGTTCGATCAGGTTTACCAGTTCATTCAGGAATACGTAGGCTTTATATCGCCGGGCGTGTTCGCCATATTCCTGCTGGGCCTGTTCTGGAAAAAATCTACATCAGGTGCCGCGCTTACTGCCGGCCTGCTTACCATACCGCTATCGATACTGTTTAAATTCCTGCCCGAGTTAACGCACAATGCTATCCCGGCCATACCATTCCTAAACCGCATGATGTGGGTATTTGTGATCTGTATGGTGCTGATGGTGGTGATCAGCCTGGCTGCGCCTTCAGATAAGGAAAGCACCATTCAGGCCGATAAGAGTATGTATAAGGTGAGCACCTCATTTGTTGTATCTTCGGTAATTATATGCGGTATACTGGCCGCCCTTTACACTGTTTTCTGGTAA